The Lathyrus oleraceus cultivar Zhongwan6 chromosome 5, CAAS_Psat_ZW6_1.0, whole genome shotgun sequence genome includes the window CCTTGTCAATCATTAACTGTCTCAATTTTTCCACTCCTTCCCACTTGCCTGATTGAGCATACATATTAGCCAAAATCACATAATTGCCAGAATCATCTGGCTCAAGCTCAATTAGTTTCTCTAAAGCTAACTCAGCCAACTCCACGTTTCCGTGGATTTTGCATGAATTCAGCAAAGCACCCCATACACCAGAATCTGGCTTAACACTCATATGTCTTATAAGATCATAGGCTTCATCCAGTTGACCACAGTGACCAAGAAGATCAACCATGCATGTGTAATGTTGAACTGTAGGATTGATACCATAATCCCTCACCATCGAGTTGTACAAGGCCCGTCCTTCATCCAACAAACGCCCTCGACTGCAAGCCGCAAGAACACCAACAAAGGTTATATGATCTGGACGAGCCTCCTTCCTCATTTTTTCAAACAAGTCCAAAGCTTCAACAGCAAGACCGTGCATTGCATAACCAGTAATAATTGCATTCCAGGAAACAACCCTTCTCTCCCAAAGCCGCTCAAACAAAGCACATGCAACCTTCACAGAACCACATTTTGCATACATATCAATCAAAGCGGTTTTAACCTTATCATTGGACTGAAATCCATGTTTCCAACCAAATCCATGGATTTCCCTACCATAAGGGAGACATGCAATATCAGCCGAAGATGAAATGACAGTCACAAGAGTCGCCTCGGTAGGTTTCACACCCTCTGCCGCCATCTCACGGCAAAGAGAAAGCGATTCATCAGGGTGTCCATTTTGAGCATAAGTTGCAAGCATAGAGTTCCACAACACAGCATCTCTCTCAACAATGTTATTAAACACGTGACGGGCATCCATTACACAACCACATTTCGCATACATGTCAATAAGAGCTGCACCAACAAAAACATCCCTCTCCCACCCATTTTTTATCACATACTCGTGGATGCCTCTTCCCTCTCCAATTGCAGAAAGTGCTGAGCAAGCTTTAAGAACAAACGGTAAAGTAAAATTATCAGGCTTGAGCCCATAATCAAGCATCTCATGGTATAACAAAATAGCAGTATCATGGGGTCCATTCCATGCATAACCCCGAATCAAAACATTCCACAAAAACAAATTCCCTTTAGGAATTTTGTCGAACAGTTTATGTGCATTTGGAAGAGAATTGGAAACCGCGTAAAGATGGACAAGTTTAGTGGCCAAGTCTTCACTGTAAGCAATACCCAGATGACACAAATGAGCATGGAGCTGTTTCCCTGGGTTTAACGCCTTGGAATCGATACAAGATTGGAGTAGTGAAGCATAACCGTAGCTGGTTTGTGACGGAGAACATGAATCGAATTGTTGGGTGGCTAATGAGTGATAGGAGGACGGAGAAACAGTGAAAAGGTTCAAGAGTGATGAAAGTGTTGTTGAGGTTTGTCGTGTTTTAGTAATAGAATAGAAAGACATGTTAGAGGAGTGTCAGTTATTTAGTTTCCTTTTCCTTGTAAATAAGAGTTCTTACAAGATATTTATGGTTGTTTCGCAAGTTTATCAAAAGTCGTGATAATAAAAATATTTCTATGTACATAAATTGTTATTAATTTTTAAACTCAACAATTTggattttgaaaaaaataaaattttatataAAAATCACAAGTAAACCAAAATTACATCTTTTGAATCTTTTGTCCTAACTTTGTAATCGAAGTCTAATTTCTATAATTGTTTATGGAAGGTCTTCACATTAACAACCATAGATAGAACTATTAAGATGCGTCTGACCATTCAATCAATCCAGTATTTCTATATTTTATTATGGGACGGTCTAAAAAAACCCTTCAAAAAAACACCTTCATATTTTTTTTTGGTCAAGTCCACCAGACGTATGTTTTTTTATAGGTTGGACTGGATCGGGCAAGTGAGCTTTGAGCTGCCctattaaaaaaaattataattttttttagtTAATTTTAGAAAAAAAAGATTGAAATAAAATATGATTGTATAAGTGTGTTTTTAAGTGAAAAATAAAAGTTAAAGAGGATAaatatatattttcaagatgatgCGATGGAATAAATGATTCTGAGATGAAGAGAAAATTTGATAAGTATAAGATATAATATTAAGTTACTCTCTATTTTTACCTATAgatgtttatatatatatatatatatatatatatatatatatatatatatatatatatatatatatatatatatatattgatttaAGTAGAAGTGTAATCGATTTGATTTGAATCGGTTTTTGATCTAAAAGAAATGTCCGAACCGATGATATCTCCATTGATTTGGTTTagtttattttttaatatttttcaaaaatagAATCAAATCAAACTAACCGATTTGATTCAGTTTTGTTTGGTTTGGTTGATAAGTTTAGAATGTTTTTTTCTTCCAAATATTATATTCATCAGTATATTCTCCGTTATCCTGTTTTTTTGCTATATTTTATGCTATTAGTTTttaaaataatacatttcatgGAAATTTTTTTCATGCTTTATTTTTTCAAGCAAAATACTTGTTTCTCTTAATCCACGAAACATTGATCTGATTTCCATTGCATCATGAAATAAATTTACTATCAAATATAAAAGTTGACACTTGGCATCTAAAGGTTGGAAATGAATTTGAAAGCTTAACAAATAGAACACAACAAAACACACATCAATTAATATGTTTCACACCTCAAACACACATAAAACCTATTTTATAACAAGAATAGAAGAAATTTtattgaagaagaagaaaaaaaaaggtaaaaaagaaataagaaaattAACGAAGAGAACTTGAACACAAAGAAGACGACCATAACATATCAGAACAACATTAGAGAAAACAATATTTATGGTGGGCAGCGAGAGTAGCAGTTCAATGAGAGCAAGTTTTTGTAACTTATGATTTCTACTTTCTATGTTTTGGAGTTTGGTTATAGATGTGTGTTTTGCTAGAAGGAAGTGTAAACAAAGATAGAGAATGGTTAGACTGTACAAAATTTAGGCTTAATGATGGATGGAATAAAAGATTTATAGTGTAATTATATCCATAAGTTTGGTTCATCGATTTGGCGGTTTGTAAAAGATAAAACCGAGAATCGAACCAAATCACATCGATTTTCATTGGTTCAATTTGGTTTTAGAACCGAACCAGAAACAATCGATTTTATTTCAATTTGGATTTTggatttaattgatttttttcGAATCCGCTTACACCTATAAATTTGATGAATATTTTAAATATCACTTAATTAAGTTTATGATTAGTCTTTACTCATTTTATATAGTTTTTGTTCATTACATactttttttaaataaatttataCTATAATATTGAAATAAGGGTTGGGTTGGCCATCACACCATATGAACCATTAGAAACTTGATCTGCTTATTTTGGCAACCCATGAAATAATCAGATCGACCCAATTCAACTAATTTATATGTTTCGGCCCATCAAATTGAAGCATAATGGACTGGGCCGACCCATTTAACAACTCTAGCCATTTTAATCTTTTAACATCCTCACAAAACTTTTAATTTTTAACTTATTCTCTATTAATAGACCACattatcttaataatcattattGAAAATATATCCCTTGATAATCATTATTAAAAAAATCTCCCAAATCTATCTTATATTTCAATTTCTAATTTTTTTCTCTATTTCTCTCTTAAAAAGATTTATATatatagcttgatggtcatgaatttaccgctacagaaattaagtggcgattctgctggggagtagtctctagtgggtttagcctacttttttatatgtatataattgtatatttgatgtttgtatatttgtttgtatgatagaatcttcttgttgtgcttggtgatctctgagtggtgagataagttctaacccgaacttgagtgcaattaagataggaggatggtatagtcatgttcgacttgtgtggagtagtccttaacaagttggcttgagacccatctacttagtggagacccttttggagttattgatgtcacacaagttatttatggttaggcattactatctatgatttggggtccgagaagctgaagaccgtagaacatttaacccatcttggcctatttaggacgtagtgcggagactgttcaagtgtatacttgataacagttgttatgcgatactacactcagacgagtttctcttgagaatattatgggttgatgagtcattcatcctaacctgtaatatccgatagatggaattaagaccctgaatttttagaacatgatctacaggtttttatccttagttcactcctttggggtggttattacccagactccatgctcgtgactcacaacaacccttgattcttggttgatccaatcgaatcttgtcaatatcaatggaacttgggtgttgataaggtgtaaatcataatccaccaaaatggataattaatcttgacaatgatttgattcgtcccttgacctttgtttgttttccttgtgtgtgatcccttatttgtgattgttgcattcatgcattcatgcgcatcataacattcatcacacaaaaatttcaaggaactggggtcttatttgcaaatatttttagaccatggattatggacgaaggaacactaagaagtacagtttcagatgttcaaatttaaaagagttaaggaagttgtcatcttttgtattagatcccttagacttcaagcAACGCCATGGGAAACTTCTATCTATCTtatctgttgatgtggttgaaggacccttgagtgtgttggtttagttttatgaccctctctaccattgcttcactttctctgattatcagcttgtgcatacgttggaggagtatgcccatctcttgggaatacctgtttcttACAATgtgccctttagtggattggaagagattcccatatctcatcttatagctggagctcttcacttgaagaagtccgagatagaggctcattgggtgaagaaaggaggattgtttgggttgacttttgaattcctcatcaaggaagttactgtctttgctcaagccggtagtatggatgctttcGAAGCCATCTTTCTGTTGCTCATCTATGATatagctttgttccctaacattgacggttttgttgatgttaacgccattaaaatcttcttgattgggaatcctgtgcctcctctattaggagatatgtacttctctttgcgTCTAAagaattctaaaggtggtggaatgATTATTTGTcgtgttcctcttttgtacaagtggtttatttcgcacttgactcagacgcctgcttttgtggagaacaaacaatgtctacggtgaTCGTAGAGatttatgtctctcactaatgatgatatagtttggtatgatcctttATTAAacagtttggagattattgattgttgtggtgaattctctaatgtacccctcattggtacacaaggaggaatcaaatacaacccttctttggctcttcgtcaacttgggttccccttgagagacaaacctaataacactttgttagaaggtattttctatccagagggtaaagatccccaacatttgaagcagaagattgtgtATGCTTGGCATgatgtgcataggaaaggaagatccgagcttggtccatgcaactgtgtaactttggaagcttacactctttgggtgaagaagagagctttggagttgaagatgccttatacttgtgaaagacctatgtttatggttgtggttgagccattaactctccctaaccaagatgtagatgagttggaagacgcacttaccaagatgaagcaagagaaggatatgtgggaagagcgtttccgtgctttaagcagaaagcatgaggagttacagcttgagtctaaggacaaagatgcacttattgagcttcttgaagaccgagtaacgaAGAGACACAGAGAATaagaggtttcatcttcctctagtatgcctcagccttccattgcttagaagaagattgttgaccaacttttccttgagaagactcagatgaagacttcttttgagtccgagattcgacgcatccgaaggaagtacgcgcctgcagctaGGTCTTATGACATTGTTGttaaggatccttaggatgaatagtctccttttctcttgtatttttattttggtttctgaaattgtactcagtgtaatccttccaatcATATAAATAGAAGatattttatggtcaatcaaattgtgcagttattgttatatatatttgcaaataatatagtaaggtccttgaaaataaaaacaatcaaccattgcatttcatgcatcattttcataacaggtttctctttcgccagatgtcttattggtatttcttttgtgcttcagccaagctgaaTCATCGATATAATACCTGCGCCAATCACTCAAggatcatggaacatctagagaaagagaaaagagatttgaaggacgagatcacccgcttgactgccatgatggagtcagtgttagatgctcagagtcaatcttctccaacacctgcaactcctcctccttaaAGAACTCTTATctctgaggttgctacctctaccattcctaCCACTGTTGCTCATTTTGCGTCTACCATGCTTGCCGGATTCCCGTagggaatgccgcccaactttgtgcccgaaggtTTCGCACCTACTTTTtcttccatgccgacatctagcccggtcatgtatgtgccaccaccagttgtgcatacgctaccccgtgttgaagacaccatctatcattctgatcCGTCTaagggccctgatgtgtatgagaagatggacgaaatgaaagaccaattccttgagccgcgaaaggagttgaagaccttgagggtaaagatctgtttggtaagagtgttgcggaactttgtttggttccaaatgtcaaaatcctggtgaagttcaaagtccctgactttgaaaagtacaaggggaatacttgcTCGCTCAGTCATatcgtcatgtatgctagaaagatgtcgacgcaaactgataatgatcagttactaattcattatttccaagacagtctgactggtgcctctttgaggtggtacatgggtttggatagtgcgagtgtccgcACGTTCAATAATTTGagtgaagcatttgtgaagcagtacaagtataatgtggataaGGATACGTTAAAAGAGTATGCTCAGtgatggagagagcttgccgctcagattacccctcctttggaagaaaaggagatgaataagatttttctcaagaccctgagcttattttactatgagtggatgattgccagtgcccccagtgattttactgaaatggtaaacatggggatgatGTACGGTAACAAGAGGTACGGTAATAGTTTTGCTATGAAGAAAGAGAACGAGGCTAACACATTAtctgttgggaggcagaggaggcctcatgtaagaagaagtcaaccaccccgtcaacaccatcatcaagtatcatttGTGATTCTAGTATTTCCgaacaatcaatcaacaccaattcaacaataacattaacaaccgccacaacaatgagcaaacacctacaacaacaccaataccaataatcatcaacaacaacaaaactttgagaggaagaaggtctcttttgacccgattcctatgacttatgttGAATTATatccatcgttggttctcaagaacctctTACAACCAAGGAATCCGCCtcaaatccctgaaccacttccttggtggtacaaaccagaactccactgtgcctttcaccaaggagtTGCCGGACATGATATTTAGAATTGCTATCCCCtgaagtatgaggtccaaaagCTGGTTAAtagtggaatggtgtcctttgaggagCGTGCAccgaatgtcaaagctaacccactgtctgcccatggaaattcatctgcTAATATGGTGGGTGGTTGTCCCAGGGAATTCAAAATATAtgatgtacgcttcattagaaggtccttggtgaggatgcacaaggatatctgttcggttagcgattgtgagcatgaccacgatGGTTGTGTAATTTGT containing:
- the LOC127087479 gene encoding pentatricopeptide repeat-containing protein At4g21065 codes for the protein MSFYSITKTRQTSTTLSSLLNLFTVSPSSYHSLATQQFDSCSPSQTSYGYASLLQSCIDSKALNPGKQLHAHLCHLGIAYSEDLATKLVHLYAVSNSLPNAHKLFDKIPKGNLFLWNVLIRGYAWNGPHDTAILLYHEMLDYGLKPDNFTLPFVLKACSALSAIGEGRGIHEYVIKNGWERDVFVGAALIDMYAKCGCVMDARHVFNNIVERDAVLWNSMLATYAQNGHPDESLSLCREMAAEGVKPTEATLVTVISSSADIACLPYGREIHGFGWKHGFQSNDKVKTALIDMYAKCGSVKVACALFERLWERRVVSWNAIITGYAMHGLAVEALDLFEKMRKEARPDHITFVGVLAACSRGRLLDEGRALYNSMVRDYGINPTVQHYTCMVDLLGHCGQLDEAYDLIRHMSVKPDSGVWGALLNSCKIHGNVELAELALEKLIELEPDDSGNYVILANMYAQSGKWEGVEKLRQLMIDKGIKKNIACSWIEVKNKVYAFLAGDVSHSNSDAIYAELKRLEGLMHEAGYAPDTGSVFHDVEEDEKTSMVCSHSERLAIAFGLISTSPGTRLLITKNLRVCEDCHVAIKFISKITEREITVRDVNRYHHFKHGMCLCGDHW